In Janthinobacterium rivuli, a single genomic region encodes these proteins:
- the prsT gene encoding XrtA/PEP-CTERM system TPR-repeat protein PrsT, with amino-acid sequence MARSLPRPFPGLPAVALCCTLLLPLLTACHGTQSSESLLADAQQYRQKGEARAAIIQLKNLLQKEPDNAAARLLLGSIYIDTGEALSAEKELRKAMSLGLASQQVMPLLGKAWLMLGQFDKVLAEIADDAAQPASVLALRGDALLALGRRDEARALYSRLLEAHPDQVEALLGLARLAALDQQVTAAELLLAQALKSAPANLDAMRLQGDLLRLQGKNGAARLAYMQILKIKPDNTQAHIDLANLDIVENRYLEAAAQLATARKTAPNSLGLLQAQALLDFRQGKNKAALQALQLVLKAAPDHMPSILLAGAVQLALGSPPQAENYLRRFLAAYPKHLYAVKMMASIELMRGKTDVAIDLLQPMLAAFPDDVELLSLAGEAHLRARQYDKATAYFEQASTLAPDTARLHAALGISRLGMGEHSRAINELERASMLDKSTPQAGTMLVMTLLRNKQNDKALASVKMMEQQQKGTNPLLLNLKGGVYLALRDLPAARASFEQALGMDPIYLPALNNLAQIDLAEKKPEQARQRFERALAKAPKNADLCAALAKLAASQGKTDEARRWLERAHRDNPDAVAPALLLSNFYLKTGAPDKALELARTLQTGHPGDADALALRAQVEYSAGLAPAALDSYNKLASIQTTSAPLQMRIASLHLALGDHHNALQAVKRAQALDPALLEARVVEVAMLLNLNRQREALAVARQVQEQQPKLAAGYKLEGDVLMEQKLPQQAVKLYQHAFGISPIGPLQVQLYRALQASGQEGEAEAHMATWLKAHPEDLPTRTYLAGTRLAAKQYRAAIEHFQYVVAKDGANVVALNDLAWAYQQEKDPRAQATAEQALKLAPDNPAVLDTLGWIVLERGDVKRATALLRKAAALAPKSPEVAYHLGAALAKSGDKGGARKQLEQLLAANKDFPQRAAAQALLTQL; translated from the coding sequence ATGGCCCGTTCCCTGCCCCGCCCTTTCCCTGGCCTGCCCGCCGTTGCGCTGTGCTGCACCTTGCTGCTGCCCCTGCTGACGGCTTGCCACGGCACACAGAGCAGCGAAAGCCTGCTGGCCGACGCGCAGCAGTACCGCCAGAAAGGCGAGGCGCGGGCCGCCATCATCCAGTTGAAGAACCTGCTGCAAAAGGAGCCGGACAACGCGGCCGCGCGCTTGCTGCTGGGCAGCATCTATATCGACACGGGCGAAGCGCTGTCGGCAGAGAAAGAATTGCGCAAGGCAATGTCGCTGGGCCTCGCTTCGCAGCAAGTGATGCCGCTGCTGGGCAAGGCCTGGCTGATGCTGGGCCAGTTCGACAAGGTGCTGGCCGAGATCGCCGACGATGCGGCGCAGCCCGCCAGCGTGCTGGCCCTGCGCGGCGATGCCTTGCTGGCCCTGGGCCGCCGGGACGAGGCCCGTGCCCTGTACTCGCGCCTGCTCGAAGCCCATCCGGACCAGGTCGAAGCCTTGCTGGGCCTGGCGCGCCTGGCGGCGCTGGACCAGCAAGTGACGGCGGCCGAGCTGCTGCTGGCGCAAGCCCTGAAAAGCGCGCCCGCCAACCTCGACGCCATGCGCCTGCAGGGCGACCTGCTGCGCCTGCAAGGCAAGAACGGCGCGGCGCGGCTCGCCTACATGCAGATTCTCAAGATAAAACCGGACAATACCCAGGCGCACATCGACCTGGCCAACCTCGATATCGTGGAAAACCGCTACCTGGAAGCGGCGGCCCAGCTGGCCACGGCGCGCAAGACGGCGCCCAACAGCCTGGGCTTGCTGCAAGCCCAGGCGCTGCTCGATTTCCGCCAGGGCAAGAACAAGGCGGCCTTGCAAGCCTTGCAACTGGTGCTCAAGGCGGCGCCCGATCACATGCCGTCCATCCTGCTGGCCGGCGCCGTGCAACTGGCGCTTGGCTCGCCGCCGCAGGCAGAAAACTACCTGCGGCGCTTCCTCGCCGCGTATCCCAAACATCTGTATGCCGTCAAGATGATGGCGTCGATCGAATTGATGCGTGGCAAGACCGACGTGGCCATCGACTTGCTGCAACCGATGTTGGCCGCCTTCCCCGACGACGTGGAATTGCTGTCGCTGGCCGGCGAAGCCCACTTGCGCGCGCGCCAGTACGACAAGGCGACAGCGTATTTCGAACAGGCCAGCACCCTGGCGCCGGACACGGCCAGGCTGCACGCGGCGCTGGGCATCAGCCGCCTGGGCATGGGCGAGCACAGCCGCGCCATCAATGAACTGGAACGCGCCAGCATGCTCGACAAGAGCACGCCGCAAGCGGGCACCATGCTGGTGATGACCTTGCTACGCAACAAGCAGAACGACAAGGCCCTGGCCAGCGTCAAGATGATGGAGCAACAGCAGAAAGGCACGAATCCATTGCTGCTGAACCTGAAAGGCGGCGTCTACCTGGCCTTGCGCGATTTACCGGCCGCGCGCGCCAGCTTCGAGCAAGCCCTGGGCATGGACCCTATCTATTTACCCGCGCTGAACAACCTGGCGCAGATCGACCTGGCCGAGAAAAAGCCGGAACAGGCCAGGCAGCGCTTCGAGCGGGCGCTGGCGAAGGCGCCGAAGAATGCCGACCTGTGCGCGGCGCTGGCCAAGCTGGCCGCGTCGCAGGGCAAGACGGACGAGGCGCGGCGCTGGCTCGAGCGGGCCCACCGCGACAATCCCGACGCCGTCGCGCCGGCCCTGCTGCTGAGTAACTTTTACCTGAAGACGGGCGCGCCCGACAAGGCGCTGGAACTGGCGCGCACCTTGCAAACGGGCCATCCGGGCGACGCCGATGCGCTGGCCCTGCGCGCCCAGGTGGAATACAGCGCCGGCCTGGCGCCAGCCGCGCTCGACAGCTACAACAAGCTGGCCAGCATACAGACCACGTCCGCGCCCCTGCAGATGCGCATCGCCAGCCTGCACCTGGCGCTGGGCGACCATCACAATGCGCTGCAAGCCGTCAAGCGGGCGCAGGCGCTTGACCCGGCCCTGCTCGAAGCGCGCGTGGTGGAAGTGGCGATGCTGCTGAATCTGAACCGCCAGCGCGAAGCGCTGGCCGTGGCGCGCCAGGTGCAGGAACAGCAGCCGAAGCTGGCGGCCGGCTACAAGCTCGAGGGCGACGTGCTGATGGAGCAAAAACTGCCGCAGCAAGCCGTCAAGCTGTACCAGCACGCCTTCGGCATCAGCCCCATCGGCCCCTTGCAGGTGCAGCTGTACCGCGCCTTGCAGGCGTCCGGGCAAGAAGGCGAAGCCGAGGCGCACATGGCCACCTGGCTGAAGGCGCATCCGGAAGACTTGCCCACGCGCACCTACCTGGCGGGCACCCGGCTGGCGGCAAAGCAATACCGCGCCGCCATCGAGCACTTCCAGTACGTCGTCGCCAAGGATGGGGCCAATGTGGTGGCCTTGAACGACCTGGCCTGGGCGTATCAGCAGGAAAAAGATCCGCGCGCGCAGGCCACGGCCGAGCAGGCGCTGAAGCTGGCGCCCGACAATCCCGCCGTGCTCGACACCCTGGGCTGGATCGTGCTGGAGCGAGGTGACGTCAAGCGCGCCACGGCCCTGCTGCGCAAGGCGGCGGCGCTGGCGCCGAAGTCGCCCGAAGTGGCGTACCACCTGGGCGCGGCGCTGGCGAAATCGGGCGACAAGGGCGGTGCGCGCAAGCAGCTGGAACAATTGCTTGCCGCCAACAAGGACTTTCCGCAGCGGGCCGCAGCGCAAGCCCTGCTGACCCAGCTCTAG
- a CDS encoding nucleotide sugar dehydrogenase, which yields MDSKVDSKGGVVAVVGLGYVGLQLAVAFGMRQRTIGFDLSARKVESYRRHIDPTGEVSHEQLLAAQGLSVGCDPAELQLADFIVVAVPTPVDSAHNPDFSALAGASAAVGRHMRRGAIVIYESTVYPGATEEICIPILEQHSGLRWKEDFHVGFSPERINPGDRDHTLHSIRKVVSGDDAATLEQVAALYEGVVEAGVHRASSIKVAEAAKVIENTQRDLNIALMNELAIIFDRIGIDTLEVLQAAGTKWNFLPFRPGLVGGHCIGVDPYYLTHKAEMLGYHPHVILAGRRINDGMAKFVAEKTIKEMVRAGFKLKGAHVNVLGLTFKENCPDLRNSKVVDMIHELQSYGVQVHVHDPVADGREALEEYGLTLESWEQLPRAEAIISAVSHQALLARPLADFQAKVLENGCFIDIKSHFDPRPLEDGGLHVWRL from the coding sequence ATGGACAGCAAGGTGGATAGCAAGGGCGGCGTGGTGGCGGTGGTGGGGCTCGGTTATGTGGGCTTGCAGCTGGCCGTGGCGTTTGGCATGCGCCAGCGCACGATCGGCTTTGACTTGTCGGCCCGCAAGGTGGAAAGCTACCGGCGCCACATCGACCCGACGGGCGAAGTCAGCCATGAACAGTTGCTGGCGGCGCAAGGGCTGAGCGTCGGCTGCGACCCGGCCGAGCTGCAACTGGCCGACTTCATCGTCGTGGCCGTGCCCACGCCCGTCGACAGCGCGCACAATCCCGATTTCTCCGCCCTGGCCGGCGCCAGCGCGGCCGTCGGCCGCCACATGCGGCGCGGCGCCATCGTCATCTACGAGTCCACTGTATATCCGGGCGCCACCGAAGAAATCTGTATCCCCATCCTCGAGCAGCATTCGGGCCTGCGCTGGAAGGAAGACTTTCATGTGGGCTTTTCACCCGAGCGCATCAACCCCGGCGACCGGGACCATACCCTGCACAGCATCCGCAAGGTGGTCTCGGGCGACGATGCCGCTACCCTGGAGCAAGTGGCGGCGCTGTACGAAGGCGTGGTCGAGGCCGGCGTGCACCGGGCATCGAGCATCAAGGTGGCCGAGGCCGCCAAGGTGATCGAAAACACGCAGCGCGACCTGAACATCGCGCTGATGAACGAGCTGGCCATCATCTTCGACCGCATCGGCATCGACACGCTGGAAGTGCTGCAGGCGGCGGGCACGAAATGGAATTTCCTGCCGTTCCGTCCCGGTTTGGTGGGCGGCCACTGCATCGGCGTCGACCCATACTATTTGACGCACAAGGCGGAAATGCTCGGCTACCACCCGCACGTGATCCTGGCCGGGCGCCGCATCAACGACGGCATGGCCAAGTTCGTGGCGGAAAAGACCATCAAGGAAATGGTGCGCGCGGGCTTCAAATTGAAAGGGGCGCACGTGAACGTGCTGGGCCTGACTTTCAAGGAAAATTGCCCCGACCTGCGCAACTCGAAAGTGGTCGACATGATCCACGAGCTGCAATCGTATGGCGTGCAGGTGCACGTGCACGACCCCGTCGCCGATGGCCGCGAAGCGCTGGAAGAATACGGCTTGACCCTGGAAAGCTGGGAACAGCTGCCGCGGGCCGAGGCCATCATCAGCGCCGTCTCGCACCAGGCCCTGCTGGCCCGTCCGCTGGCCGACTTCCAGGCCAAGGTGCTGGAAAACGGTTGCTTCATCGACATCAAATCGCATTTCGACCCCCGTCCGCTGGAGGACGGCGGCTTGCACGTTTGGCGGCTGTGA
- a CDS encoding SDR family oxidoreductase, which translates to MAADAFDRAASAAQGAPAGAPAAGAYAQACAQLAQTPRRWLVTGVAGFIGSHLLETLLNLGQEVRGLDNFMTGHRHNLEQVRASVGEDAWRRFTFIEGDIRNPQACARACGVPAQAGSADGSEADGEIGAADGGSDGRGSSLAGRGRASAGGSVTAGVAVDYVLHQAALGSVSRSLEDPLLCHAVNVSGFLNMLAAARDAGVRRFVYAASSATYGDHPALPKVEQHIGAPLSPYALSKYVNELYAQVYARCYAMQTVGLRYFNVFGPRQDPLGAYAAVIPRWIAAMLDNQAVHIHGDGATSRDFCFVHNAVQANILAATRADPAAVNQVYNVAINARTSLTQLHATMQQMLLAARPQHVPLAPHYGEFRAGDVRHSQADIAKAARLLGYAPTHDLTQGLRHTIAWYVAQAGRA; encoded by the coding sequence ATGGCGGCCGATGCTTTCGATCGGGCGGCAAGCGCGGCGCAAGGCGCCCCCGCTGGCGCCCCGGCTGCCGGCGCGTATGCGCAAGCCTGTGCGCAACTGGCGCAAACGCCGCGGCGCTGGCTGGTGACGGGCGTGGCAGGCTTCATCGGTTCGCACCTGCTGGAAACCTTGCTGAACCTGGGACAGGAAGTGCGCGGCCTCGACAATTTCATGACGGGCCACCGCCACAACCTGGAGCAAGTGCGCGCCAGCGTGGGAGAAGATGCATGGCGGCGCTTCACTTTCATCGAAGGCGACATTCGCAACCCGCAGGCGTGCGCGCGCGCGTGCGGCGTGCCGGCGCAGGCTGGCAGCGCCGATGGCAGCGAGGCAGACGGTGAAATAGGTGCGGCCGATGGCGGCAGCGACGGCAGGGGTAGCAGCTTGGCCGGGCGCGGGCGTGCCAGTGCGGGCGGCTCCGTCACCGCTGGCGTCGCCGTCGATTATGTGCTGCACCAGGCGGCGCTCGGTTCCGTCTCGCGTTCGCTGGAAGACCCGCTGCTGTGCCACGCCGTCAATGTCAGCGGTTTCTTGAACATGCTGGCCGCCGCCCGGGACGCGGGCGTGCGACGCTTCGTATATGCGGCCTCGAGCGCCACGTATGGCGACCATCCGGCCTTGCCGAAAGTGGAACAGCACATCGGCGCGCCCCTGTCGCCGTATGCCTTGAGCAAATATGTCAACGAACTGTATGCACAGGTGTATGCGCGCTGCTACGCCATGCAGACGGTGGGACTGCGCTATTTCAATGTCTTCGGTCCGCGTCAGGATCCGCTGGGCGCCTACGCGGCCGTCATTCCCCGCTGGATCGCCGCCATGCTGGACAATCAGGCCGTGCACATCCATGGCGATGGCGCCACCAGCCGCGACTTCTGCTTCGTGCACAACGCCGTGCAAGCCAATATCCTGGCCGCCACGCGCGCCGACCCGGCGGCCGTCAACCAGGTCTACAACGTGGCCATCAACGCCCGCACCAGCCTGACGCAGCTGCACGCCACCATGCAACAGATGCTGCTTGCCGCCCGTCCACAGCACGTGCCGCTGGCGCCACACTATGGCGAGTTCCGCGCCGGCGACGTGCGCCATTCGCAGGCGGACATCGCCAAGGCGGCCCGCTTGCTCGGTTATGCCCCCACACACGACCTGACGCAAGGCTTGCGGCACACCATCGCCTGGTATGTGGCGCAGGCGGGCCGGGCTTGA
- a CDS encoding SpoVR family protein — protein MTQADTAGLDGYAARIEALARELGLEFAPVEFELVPDSFMAEIAIYGLPVRMRHWSFGVRYIHQLVHQKMGNSHMFEVMFPGDPCHAYMAEHNSVAENTLVTAHVLGHADFASRNTLFLRFGAMAGQRILEQSAARAQRLEMALQRHGQEQVEAVLDAALALEQHVDIHAELHRPPYSVPSGPSARSGPPGVAGTQDAAGTDDPFTQRYRRLPGEAAALAAHEAARARVTQRPLLPPQPEYDLLWFIAQHGPELADWERDIFLAVREESFYFYPVYACQIMNEGWASYWHARLLREADFLPPALYLSAIKSHSDVVRPYAGEHQQALAVNPYHLGFCMWEHIIEREGLARARQICRDDDDCSFIRNYLDDALADRLGLFVHESRRDGETRMASRDLRAIREAILAPKYNYGAPCIAVTLLNDDGSLVLRHDHQRDGRGLDLERAEQVLAYIARIWRRPVTLHTADFRGTPRVLRSKSEGIPEPPAPAASSTTSTTSTMPTAPPVQY, from the coding sequence ATGACGCAGGCTGACACTGCCGGCCTGGACGGCTATGCGGCGCGCATCGAAGCGCTGGCGCGGGAACTGGGGTTGGAGTTTGCCCCCGTCGAGTTCGAACTGGTGCCGGACAGCTTCATGGCCGAGATCGCCATCTATGGATTGCCCGTGCGCATGCGTCACTGGTCATTCGGCGTGCGCTACATCCACCAGCTCGTGCATCAAAAGATGGGCAACTCGCATATGTTCGAAGTCATGTTTCCCGGCGACCCTTGCCATGCCTACATGGCCGAGCACAATTCCGTGGCGGAAAACACCCTTGTCACGGCCCACGTGCTGGGCCACGCCGATTTCGCCAGCCGCAACACCCTGTTCCTGCGTTTTGGCGCCATGGCGGGCCAGCGCATTCTGGAACAGAGCGCGGCGCGGGCGCAACGTCTGGAAATGGCACTGCAACGCCACGGGCAAGAGCAGGTGGAAGCCGTCCTCGACGCAGCACTGGCGCTGGAGCAGCACGTGGATATCCATGCCGAGCTGCACCGCCCGCCCTACTCCGTTCCATCCGGACCATCCGCGCGATCCGGGCCGCCGGGCGTGGCCGGCACGCAAGACGCGGCCGGCACAGACGATCCTTTTACGCAACGCTACCGGCGCCTGCCCGGTGAAGCGGCCGCGCTGGCGGCTCACGAGGCGGCACGGGCACGCGTGACGCAACGCCCGCTCCTGCCGCCACAGCCCGAATACGATTTACTATGGTTCATCGCGCAACATGGGCCGGAGCTGGCCGACTGGGAGCGCGACATTTTTCTGGCCGTGCGCGAAGAGTCGTTTTACTTCTATCCCGTGTACGCCTGCCAGATCATGAACGAAGGCTGGGCCTCGTACTGGCATGCGCGGCTGCTGCGCGAAGCCGACTTCCTGCCGCCGGCCCTGTATCTGTCCGCCATCAAGTCGCACTCTGACGTGGTGCGCCCCTACGCGGGCGAGCACCAGCAAGCGCTGGCCGTCAACCCCTATCACCTGGGCTTTTGCATGTGGGAACACATCATCGAGCGCGAAGGACTGGCCCGGGCCCGCCAGATTTGCCGCGACGACGATGACTGCAGCTTCATCCGCAACTATCTGGACGACGCACTGGCTGACCGCCTGGGCCTGTTCGTGCATGAAAGTCGCCGCGACGGCGAAACGCGCATGGCCAGCCGCGACTTGCGGGCCATCCGCGAAGCCATCCTGGCGCCCAAATACAACTATGGCGCGCCGTGCATCGCCGTCACCCTGCTCAACGACGACGGCAGCCTGGTGCTGCGCCACGATCACCAGCGCGATGGCCGCGGCCTCGACCTGGAGCGGGCGGAGCAGGTACTGGCGTACATCGCCCGCATCTGGCGCCGCCCCGTCACCCTGCATACGGCCGATTTTCGGGGCACGCCGCGAGTTCTGCGCAGCAAGAGCGAGGGCATACCGGAACCGCCCGCACCGGCAGCGTCATCAACAACGTCAACAACGTCAACAATGCCGACAGCGCCGCCCGTGCAATATTGA
- a CDS encoding DUF444 family protein has protein sequence MAATNSPASAAPALARPWYGLFSRGARDWLRHNQKVRDAVQAHLPELIATPDLIGGPQQRTVQVPMHLLEHARFRLAPARNSVGAGQGDGQPGDILRAPHPAATGGAGTQGEGGDGEGAVRLLLEFPIDDILDWLWDAFELPHLKPRHLGAIDDVRLVRSGLDRHGARSRLDRRRTVKEAIKRRALQAQPVPFTNEDLRYRQVLQQPRPSANAVVFFVLDVSASMGQAERRLAKSFFFFALQGLRRRYARVETRFIAHTTRAWEFSEAEFFQVNGMGGTMASTAFRLSRELLQEHYAPGRYNAYLFYASDGENFSEDRGPASLALGELAALLNYMGYVETVPGVPRSLETEMHGLFAEQERRGLPLHSSILSRNDDIWAAIRTFFQHEAADAEETP, from the coding sequence ATGGCCGCCACGAACTCGCCCGCTTCCGCCGCGCCGGCCCTGGCGCGGCCCTGGTACGGGCTGTTCTCGCGCGGCGCGCGCGACTGGCTGCGCCACAACCAGAAAGTGCGCGACGCCGTGCAGGCGCACTTGCCCGAACTGATCGCCACACCGGACCTGATCGGCGGGCCGCAGCAGCGCACGGTGCAAGTGCCCATGCACCTGCTCGAGCATGCGCGTTTCCGCCTGGCGCCCGCGCGCAACAGCGTGGGCGCGGGCCAGGGCGACGGCCAGCCTGGCGATATCCTGCGCGCGCCCCATCCCGCCGCCACGGGCGGGGCGGGAACGCAAGGCGAAGGCGGCGATGGCGAGGGAGCGGTGCGCCTGCTGCTCGAGTTTCCCATCGACGACATACTCGACTGGCTATGGGACGCCTTCGAGTTGCCGCACCTCAAACCCCGCCACCTGGGCGCCATCGACGACGTGCGGCTCGTGCGTAGCGGCCTGGACCGCCATGGCGCCCGTTCGCGCCTGGACCGGCGGCGCACCGTCAAGGAAGCGATCAAGCGGCGCGCCTTGCAAGCCCAGCCGGTGCCATTCACCAATGAAGACTTGCGCTACCGCCAGGTGCTGCAACAGCCCCGGCCCAGCGCGAATGCCGTCGTGTTTTTCGTGCTGGACGTGTCGGCCAGCATGGGGCAGGCCGAACGCAGGCTGGCCAAATCCTTCTTTTTCTTTGCCTTGCAAGGATTGCGCCGCAGGTATGCGCGCGTGGAAACGCGCTTTATCGCCCATACGACGCGGGCCTGGGAATTTTCCGAGGCCGAGTTCTTCCAGGTCAACGGCATGGGCGGCACCATGGCTTCCACCGCATTTCGCCTGAGCCGCGAACTGCTGCAGGAACACTACGCGCCGGGCCGCTACAACGCCTACCTGTTCTATGCCTCCGATGGCGAGAATTTCAGCGAAGACCGCGGTCCGGCCAGCCTGGCCCTCGGTGAACTGGCCGCCTTGCTCAACTATATGGGCTATGTGGAAACCGTGCCCGGCGTGCCGCGCAGCCTGGAAACGGAAATGCACGGCCTGTTTGCCGAGCAGGAACGGCGCGGCTTGCCCTTGCACAGCAGCATCCTCAGCAGGAATGACGATATCTGGGCGGCCATCCGCACCTTTTTCCAGCACGAGGCGGCCGATGCGGAGGAAACGCCATGA
- a CDS encoding serine protein kinase, whose translation MTRQDDAPAGEQAGQHAGFMHGMAAWAEKHRISPWRGSFADFIEQILPGRAALLTRSAHQYLWDMMRWNGQTDDAGRFRCRLFDDELFGIDEAIDRVAAYFKAAAAGSEVGRRMLLLLGPPSGGKSTMVILLKRGLEEYSHSSEGALYGIAGCPVHESPLHLVPHSMRADFRASYDAELHGELCPHCRARLEEQYAGDFLRMPVERIHLSEAGRCGIGTYAPHDPTTADLADLVGSVDLSKVAQYGDEGDPRAWSWSGAVYAASRGMLEMIEILKVKREFLYLLLTLTQEKNVKVSRFPLIYLDETILAHTNLAEFRKFLQESENEALLDRMVIVQVPYTLNYREEARIYRKLILAAAPAFRDVHLDPHVLHAAAVFAILSRLPEGDDKEAELVKKLRVYANEDVDDLQPADIRRMRERDKSPDEGLSGVSPRFVINALSHAIISAQRNSLSTMDVLLALKDGIENDARIEPRRKRKWVDYLVLTRKDFYNRWVKADVHKALFVSFEQEAQDLLNKYLDEVEAMLDNRQIRDPITSEERRPDERFLRAVEEKIHISDSGKQSFRQEVVRKAMSAFKRGEAFGLGSHAQLHDAIQQYLFEQRRDVLRLVGSAKRPDDDVRARISAVEQRLVDEYGYDAHSAREALNYVTTLLAQE comes from the coding sequence ATGACACGCCAAGACGACGCGCCCGCGGGCGAGCAGGCAGGCCAGCATGCCGGTTTTATGCACGGCATGGCGGCCTGGGCGGAAAAACACCGCATCAGCCCCTGGCGCGGCAGTTTCGCCGACTTCATCGAGCAGATCCTGCCCGGCCGCGCCGCCCTGCTGACGCGCAGCGCGCACCAGTACCTGTGGGACATGATGCGCTGGAACGGCCAGACGGACGACGCGGGACGTTTCCGCTGCCGCCTGTTCGACGACGAGCTGTTCGGCATCGACGAGGCGATCGACCGGGTTGCCGCCTACTTCAAGGCGGCGGCTGCCGGCTCCGAGGTGGGCCGGCGCATGCTGCTGTTGCTGGGGCCGCCATCGGGCGGCAAGTCGACCATGGTAATCCTGCTCAAGCGGGGGCTGGAAGAATACAGCCACAGCAGCGAAGGCGCGCTGTACGGCATCGCCGGCTGTCCCGTGCACGAGTCGCCGCTGCATCTGGTGCCGCACAGCATGCGCGCCGACTTTCGCGCCAGCTATGATGCCGAGCTGCACGGCGAACTGTGTCCACACTGCCGCGCCCGCCTGGAAGAACAATATGCGGGCGACTTCCTGCGCATGCCCGTCGAGCGCATCCACCTGTCCGAGGCGGGCCGGTGCGGCATCGGCACGTATGCGCCGCACGATCCCACCACGGCCGACCTGGCCGACCTGGTCGGCTCCGTCGACCTGTCGAAAGTGGCGCAGTACGGCGACGAAGGCGACCCGCGCGCCTGGTCGTGGTCCGGCGCCGTGTATGCGGCCAGCCGGGGCATGCTGGAAATGATCGAGATCCTCAAGGTCAAGCGGGAATTTCTCTACCTGCTGCTGACCCTGACACAGGAAAAGAATGTCAAGGTCTCGCGCTTTCCCCTGATTTACCTCGACGAAACCATCCTCGCGCACACGAACCTGGCCGAATTTCGCAAATTTCTGCAAGAAAGCGAAAACGAGGCGCTGCTCGACCGCATGGTCATCGTGCAAGTGCCCTATACCCTCAACTACCGCGAGGAAGCGCGCATTTACCGCAAGCTGATCCTGGCGGCCGCACCCGCCTTCCGCGACGTGCACCTCGATCCGCACGTGCTGCATGCGGCGGCCGTGTTTGCCATCCTCAGCCGTTTGCCCGAAGGCGACGACAAGGAGGCCGAACTGGTCAAGAAACTGCGCGTGTACGCCAACGAAGACGTCGACGACTTGCAGCCGGCCGACATCCGCCGCATGCGCGAACGCGACAAATCGCCCGACGAGGGCCTGTCGGGCGTATCTCCCCGTTTCGTCATCAATGCCCTGTCGCACGCCATCATTTCAGCCCAGCGCAACAGCCTGTCGACCATGGACGTGCTGCTGGCCCTGAAGGACGGCATCGAAAACGATGCCCGCATCGAGCCCCGGCGCAAGCGCAAATGGGTCGATTACCTGGTGCTCACACGCAAGGATTTTTATAACCGCTGGGTCAAGGCCGATGTGCACAAGGCCCTGTTCGTGTCGTTCGAACAGGAAGCGCAAGACTTGCTGAACAAATATCTCGATGAAGTCGAAGCCATGCTCGACAACCGCCAGATCCGCGATCCCATCACCAGCGAAGAGCGTCGCCCAGACGAGCGCTTCCTGCGCGCCGTGGAAGAAAAAATCCACATCAGCGACTCGGGCAAGCAATCTTTCCGGCAAGAAGTGGTGCGCAAGGCCATGAGCGCCTTCAAGCGGGGCGAAGCGTTTGGCCTGGGCAGCCATGCGCAATTGCACGACGCCATCCAGCAATATCTGTTCGAACAGCGGCGCGACGTGCTGCGCCTGGTCGGCTCGGCCAAGCGCCCCGATGACGACGTGCGGGCCAGAATCTCCGCCGTCGAGCAGCGCCTGGTCGACGAATACGGCTATGACGCCCACAGCGCGCGCGAAGCGCTCAACTACGTGACCACCTTGCTGGCGCAGGAATAG